DNA sequence from the Bordetella genomosp. 9 genome:
TCGGGGCGTCGCAGGGCGACCTGGGAGGGCAGGCCCAGCGACAGGTCGGGCAGGCGCGCGGGCAGGGCCGCCAGCGGCGTGGCGGGCCGGGCAGCCAGGGTCTGGGTCAGTTCGCCGGGGCGCGCGTCCACCAGCAGGCCGATCTGGTTCATCAAGGAGGCTGCCTGCGCGTTCAACGGCGGCATGCGCGCCTCCAGGTCGGCCAGCAGGCCGCGCTGGCGGCTGACGTCCAGTTCGTCGATCAGGCCGCCGCGTGCGCGCGCCTGCAGCAGCGACAGGCTGTCGCGGGCGGCCGCCACGTCCTGGTTCAACAGATCGAGCTGCTGCTGCGTCAGCCGCAGTTCGAAGTAGTCGCGCGCCAGTTCGCTGGCCACGGCCAGGCGCACGTCATCCAGCAGCGCGGCCGCGTTGTTCACGTCGGCATCGGCCGACTCGATGGAGCGTCCCACGCGGCCCCACAGATCCAGTTCCCAGGATGCGTCGAAGCCACCCTGGTAAAGGGTGAAGGGCGAACTCAGCATGGATACCAGCTCTTCGCGGTTGGCGGGCGCGACGGCGTTGGCCAGCCGCGTGCCGGCGGAATACTCGCTCTGGCGCTGGCGCGTGACGGCGCCGGTGGCGTCCAGGGTGGGCCCGCGCTGCGCGGCGACGGTCACCCGCCGCATGCGGCTCTGCGCGAAGCGCAGGGCGGCGGTGCGCAGGTCGGGGCTGGCTTGCGCGGCACGGGCTTGGAGCGCGTCCAGCGTCGCGTCGTCGAAAAGCGTCCACCACTGCGCGGGCACGGGCGCGGTACTGGGCGTTGCAGCCGGTGAGGCGCCCGGCGTTGCACCCGGCGTTGCAGCCGGCGTTGAACCCGGCACGGCGGCGGTCGATGGCGCGGTGCCCATGTCGGCGGAGCGCTGTCCGCTGCGCCAGTCCTGCCAGGACGCGGGCGCCGCGGCGGTCGGCGGCGAGTAATCGGGCCCGACCGCGCAGCCCGCCAGCAGGGCGGCGGTGCAGGCGGATGCAAGCAGCAGACGCATCGGAGACGAGGGCATTGGAGATAAGGTGGAATAGGCGGGCATGGCGCGGCTCTTCATGCAAGGCGGTGGCGGAACAGCCAGGCCGCCAGCGGCAAGGTAACGGCGGAGATGCCGACGAAAGGCACCAGATCGTGCCAGACGTCGGCCAGGCCGGCGCCCTCCAGGTACACGCTGCGCACCAGATCCACCGCGAAGCGCAGGGGGTTGGCGTACGTGGCGATCTGGAGCGCTTCCGGCATGTTGCGCACCGGCGTGGTCAGCCCGGACAACAACACCAGCGGCATCAACAGGACGAAGTTGTAGAGCATGGCCTGCTGCATCGTCGTGGACACCGCCGAGATCGACAGGCCGACGCCGACGATGGCGATCGTGAACATCAAGGTGCCGCCGAGCAGCACGGCCAGGCTGCCCGCCATCGGAATGTGGAACCAGAACAGCGCGATCGCCAGCACGATGGACGACTGCAGCACGCCGATGGCGATGGACGGCAGCGCCTTGCCGAACATGATGGTGATGGGGCGGTAGGGCGTGACCAGCAACTGGTCGAACGTGCCCTGTTCCCGCTCGCGGGCCACCGACAGCGCGGCCAGGGTCATCGTCTGCAGCATGCTCAGCGAGGCGATCAGCCCCGGCATGATGCTCCAGCGGGTTTCCAGGTTGGGGTTGTACCAGGCCCGCATGTCCACATCGACCGGCGGGGGCGCGGCACCCGGCCGGCTGGCGTTGTAGGCGGTGACGATATCGCGGATCTGGCCGGCCGCCGTGCCCGCCGTGGTCGAGTTGCGGCCATCCAGGATGACCTGCAGGGGCGCCTGGCCGCCGGCGGCCAGCGTGCGTTCGAAGTCGTCGCCGAAATGCAGCACCAGCAATGCCTTGCCGGCGTCGATCACTGGCGCGATCTCTTCCGCCGAACGCAAGGTCGCGACGCGCTCGAAGACGCCCGTGCCGTCCAGCCGCGCCAGCAGTTCCGTCGAGGCCTGCCCGCGCGACTGGTCCAGCACGGCATAGGGAACGTGGGTCAGGTCGAAGGTGGCGGCGTAGCCGAACAGCAGGCTTTGCAGGATCACCGGCACGATCAGGACCACCCGGCTGGCGGGGTCCTTGAGGATCGCCAGGAATTCCTTCAGGCACAGATTGCCCAGCGGACGAAGATAAGCGATCAAGGCATTCATGATGTCGGCCTGTTTGTTTCGCGTGTCTGTTTCATCGGTCCAGCGTCTTGCGCGTCAGGTGGCCCACCCATATCAGCAGCGCCGCCGCATAGGCGGCCAGGATGGCGCAGTCCTTCAGGATCAGCGGCCAGTAATCGCCCGCCAGGAACACCGTCTTGACCAGCTCCATGAAATACGTGGCCGGCAGCGCATGGCCGACGATGTTCACGATGGCGGGCACGTTGCGCAGGTCGAAGACGAAGCCCGACAGCATCGTTGCC
Encoded proteins:
- a CDS encoding efflux transporter outer membrane subunit, translating into MRLLLASACTAALLAGCAVGPDYSPPTAAAPASWQDWRSGQRSADMGTAPSTAAVPGSTPAATPGATPGASPAATPSTAPVPAQWWTLFDDATLDALQARAAQASPDLRTAALRFAQSRMRRVTVAAQRGPTLDATGAVTRQRQSEYSAGTRLANAVAPANREELVSMLSSPFTLYQGGFDASWELDLWGRVGRSIESADADVNNAAALLDDVRLAVASELARDYFELRLTQQQLDLLNQDVAAARDSLSLLQARARGGLIDELDVSRQRGLLADLEARMPPLNAQAASLMNQIGLLVDARPGELTQTLAARPATPLAALPARLPDLSLGLPSQVALRRPDIRAAEARLHGATADIGVAVADLYPRITLGASFGYESYEGSRFGEWGTRAWSIGPSLSLPIFDQGRRRATVVLRQLAQQEAAVDYQQTVLKAWREIDDALTGYDAERGRNASLRAKEAASREAYDLARARYARGLTDFLVELDAERTWIQSRRDLSDSNHQLFMRLIAVYKSVGGGDVDTAGTTASDAAAAPNRSGS
- a CDS encoding ABC transporter permease, translated to MMNALIAYLRPLGNLCLKEFLAILKDPASRVVLIVPVILQSLLFGYAATFDLTHVPYAVLDQSRGQASTELLARLDGTGVFERVATLRSAEEIAPVIDAGKALLVLHFGDDFERTLAAGGQAPLQVILDGRNSTTAGTAAGQIRDIVTAYNASRPGAAPPPVDVDMRAWYNPNLETRWSIMPGLIASLSMLQTMTLAALSVAREREQGTFDQLLVTPYRPITIMFGKALPSIAIGVLQSSIVLAIALFWFHIPMAGSLAVLLGGTLMFTIAIVGVGLSISAVSTTMQQAMLYNFVLLMPLVLLSGLTTPVRNMPEALQIATYANPLRFAVDLVRSVYLEGAGLADVWHDLVPFVGISAVTLPLAAWLFRHRLA